The following proteins come from a genomic window of Salvia hispanica cultivar TCC Black 2014 chromosome 4, UniMelb_Shisp_WGS_1.0, whole genome shotgun sequence:
- the LOC125222664 gene encoding peroxisomal membrane protein 11C-like, translating to MSSLDVARAELALAVLYLNKAEARDKICRAIQYGSKFLSNGEPGTAQNVDKSTSLARKVFRLFKFINDLHALVSPNAPGTPLPLILLGKSKNALLSSFLFLDQIVWLGRTGIYKNKERTELIGRISLYCWLSSSVCTTLVEIGEIGRLSGSMKKLEKELKNTNKYKNEQYQAKLQKSNERSLALIKAGMDIVVAVGLLQLSPKKVTPRVTGAFGFASSLISCYQLLPSPQKTKTT from the exons ATGAGTTCACTGGATGTTGCCAGAGCAGAGCTTGCCCTTGCTGTTTTATATCTGAACAAAGCTGAAGCAAGGGACAAGATATGCAGGGCAATACAGTATGGTTCAAAGTTCTTGAGTAATGGAGAGCCTGGAACAGCGCAGAATGTTGACAAATCAACTAGCTTGGCTCGAAAAGTTTTTCGACTGTTCAAG TTCATCAATGATCTTCATGCTCTTGTTAGTCCAAATGCTCCAGGAACTCCACTTCCTCTGATTTTGTTGGGAAAG TCGAAAAATGCACTCTTGTCctctttcttgtttttggATCAAATTGTGTGGCTTGGTAGGACTGGCATCTATAAG AACAAAGAACGCACTGAATTGATTGGAAGGATATCTCTGTATTGCTGGCTCAGTTCTTCTGTTTGCACCACCCTTGTCGAG ATTGGGGAAATTGGAAGGCTATCCGGATCGATGAAAAAGTTAgaaaaagaattgaagaacACTAATAAATATAAG AATGAACAATACCAAGCTAAgcttcaaaaatcaaatgagaGATCACTTGCTCTTATCAAGGCTGGCATGGACATAGTTGTTGCTGTTGGTTTGCTTCAACTGTCACCCAAGAAAGTTACCCCTCGTGTAACTGGTGCTTTTGGATTCGCCAGCTCTCTCATCTCCTGCTACCAG TTGCTCCCATCACCACAGAAGACAAAGACTACTTGA